From the Neoarius graeffei isolate fNeoGra1 chromosome 1, fNeoGra1.pri, whole genome shotgun sequence genome, one window contains:
- the cldn15a gene encoding claudin-15a translates to MEPIVEVVALLLGFMGWIMVGVALPNRYWKTSTVEGNVITTSTLYENLWMSCATDSTGVHNCRDFPSLLALSSYLQASRALMITSVVFGTFGVVLTLIGMQCCKAAEGNPVLKGKLTGTGGVFFFLQGLCTMIAVSWYAFNITEEFFDPFYPGTKYELGEGLYIGWCSGILSICAGFCLVFSCKTTTDEKPAYAYQRTIYSAGAASRRDAQSTYDKNAYV, encoded by the exons ATGGAGCCGATTGTTGAAGTAGTGGCCCTGTTACTGGGGTTTATGGGCTGGATTATGGTGGGGGTCGCTTTACCAAACCGCTACTGGAAAACCTCCACCGTGGAAGGGAATGTCATCACCACCTCCACTCTGTATGAGAACCTGTGGATGTCGTGTGCTACTGATTCAACTGGAGTGCACAACTGCCGCGACTTCCCTTCACTGCTTGCACTCTCCA GTTATCTTCAGGCATCCAGGGCTCTTATGATTACTTCTGTGGTTTTCGGCACATTCGGCGTGGTCCTCACACTCATAGGCATGCAGTGCTGCAAAGCAGCTGAGGGTAATCCGGTTCTCAAAGGCAAGCTTACTGGAACTGgaggtgtcttcttcttcttacagG GCTTGTGCACAATGATAGCCGTGTCCTGGTATGCGTTCAACATCACTGAGGAGTTCTTCGATCCATTTTACCCAGGCACAAA GTATGAGTTAGGAGAGGGATTGTACATTGGATGGTGCTCTGGGATTCTTTCCATCTGTGCTGGATTCTGTCTAGTGTTTTCCTGCAAAACTACCACAGATGAGAAGcc TGCATATGCATATCAGCGAACCATATACTCTGCAGGAGCAGCATCAAGGAGAGACGCTCAGAGCACTTATGACAAGAATGCATATGTGTGA
- the fis1 gene encoding mitochondrial fission 1 protein: MEAVVADVVAPEDLKRFENKYNLELAKGAVSKDTKFEYAWCLVRSKSTNDIKKGIQLLEELVQKSSKDDQRDFLFYLAVANYRLKEYEKALKYVRILMRNEPGNKQAIELEKLIDKALKKDGLVGMAIVGGIGLGVAGLAGLVGLAVAKSGKS, from the exons ATGGAGGCAGTGGTGGCAGACGTTGTAGCTCCAGAAGATTTAAAG AGGTTTGAGAACAAATACAACTTGGAACTGGCAAAGGGGGCTGTGTCCAAAGACACCAAATTTGAGTATGCATGGTGTTTAGTCAGAAGTAAAAGTACGAACGACATAAAGAAAGGGATTCAGCTGCTGGAGG AACTTGTACAGAAGAGCTCAAAGGATGACCAGAGAGACTTCCTGTTTTATCTGGCTGTTGCAAATTACAGACTTAAG GAATATGAGAAAGCTTTAAAGTATGTTCGCATTCTGATGAGGAATGAACCTGGAAATAAGCAGGCGATTGAGCTGGAAAAGCTCATCGATAAGGCACTAAAGAAAG ATGGCCTGGTTGGCATGGCGATTGTTGGAGGCATCGGCTTGGGCGTGGCAGGATTAGCAGGACTGGTTGGGCTGGCTGTGGCTAAATCTGGAAAGTCCTAA